One genomic region from Salvia hispanica cultivar TCC Black 2014 chromosome 2, UniMelb_Shisp_WGS_1.0, whole genome shotgun sequence encodes:
- the LOC125204192 gene encoding pentatricopeptide repeat-containing protein At1g80150, mitochondrial-like, which yields MLTLRLIRRLGAAHCNLATAAVSSSIGKISSASSRAGKPSSVDEPALIKLKKERDPEKLFNLFKANATNKVVVENRFVFEDTVSRLAGAGRLDYIEILLEHQKTLPQGRREGFIIRIIMLYGRARMTKHAVNTFCDMHLYGCARSVKSFNAALKVLTDSRDLQAIDWFLNDVPGRFGIVLDTYSFNIVIKGFCEMGILDKAFLVMAGMGKWGLEPDVFTYTSLIEACYKSNCPEIANGLWSRMVLKGCPPNIATFNVRIQFLVNKGRTWDANKLLDFMRRLKRSPEFPDEITYNLVIKGFCKMGNLKMAMYVYSAFRSEGYKPNQKIYQTLIHYFCEAREFDMAYNMCKQSMENNWYPSVGTIYNLIEGLVGDGKLDKAKHIYSLALKRKPPFNPAQIEFMKSMLSRK from the coding sequence ATGCTCACTCTGCGACTGATTCGCAGGTTAGGCGCCGCACACTGTAATCTCGCCACCGCAGCTGTTTCTTCATCCATTGGAAAAATTAGTTCTGCTAGCAGTAGAGCTGGAAAACCTAGTTCGGTAGATGAGCCTGCATTGATTAAGCTAAAGAAGGAAAGGGACCCTGAGAAATTGTTCAATTTGTTTAAGGCTAATGCCACAAATAAGGTTGTTGTTGAGAACCGATTTGTCTTTGAGGACACCGTCTCTAGGTTAGCTGGGGCGGGCCGGCTtgattatattgagattttgcttGAGCATCAGAAGACTCTGCCACAGGGTCGTCGGGAAGGGTTCATTATACGAATTATAATGTTGTATGGTAGGGCGAGAATGACTAAGCATGCTGTCAATACGTTTTGTGATATGCATTTGTATGGTTGTGCGAGGTCTGTTAAGTCGTTCAATGCTGCTTTGAAGGTATTGACTGACTCTCGGGATTTGCAGGCGATTGATTGGTTTCTAAATGATGTTCCTGGTAGATTTGGAATTGTGCTAGAtacatattcttttaatattgttATCAAGGGTTTCTGTGAAATGGGTATATTAGATAAGGCATTTCTTGTCATGGCTGGGATGGGAAAATGGGGACTGGAACCTGATGTTTTTACGTACACTTCGCTTATAGAGGCCTGTTACAAGTCGAACTGTCCAGAGATTGCAAATGGATTGTGGAGCCGGATGGTATTAAAAGGGTGTCCTCCAAATATTGCGACCTTCAATGTGAGGATTCAGTTTTTGGTGAATAAGGGGCGTACATGGGATGCTAATAAGTTGTTGGATTTCATGCGGAGATTGAAGAGATCTCCTGAGTTTCCTGATGAGATCACGTATAATTTGGTGATCAAAGGTTTCTGCAAAATGGGAAATCTAAAAATGGCTATGTATGTGTATTCTGCTTTTAGGAGTGAGGGATACAAGccaaatcaaaaaatttaccAAACCTTGATTCATTATTTCTGTGAAGCAAGAGAATTTGACATGGCATACAACATGTGTAAACAAAGTATGGAGAACAACTGGTATCCTAGTGTGGGTACCATCTACAATCTGATTGAGGGCCTGGTCGGAGATGGAAAACTTGATAAGGCAAAACATATCTATAGTCTTGCTTTGAAAAGGAAGCCTCCTTTTAATCCGGCtcaaattgaatttatgaaatcCATGCTGTCAAGGAAATGA